From the Clostridiales bacterium FE2011 genome, one window contains:
- a CDS encoding ATP-binding cassette domain-containing protein, producing the protein MIELKNLSKQFETMDGSVDALRHINLTIQDGDIYGIIGMSGAGKSTLVRCINMLERPTEGSVLVNGKDIGALKQKDLRAMRRKITMIFQGFNLLMQRTCLKNVMLPLRLGGIDRKTAEAKARELLALVDLPDKANSYPAQLSGGQQQRVAIARALATEPDVLLCDEATSALDPKTTHSILELIRDINKKLGITVIVITHQMSVVQEVCNRVAILENGEVVEEGGVAEVFSNPRANATRNLIYPESADGGSVFPEGGQRIRVIFNGAVASREPLIAKMAIDCGIMASILGASTRSVGDRAYGYMLLDIPGSPENLAKAVTYLSATPDITVQVEAEYAAKEVEA; encoded by the coding sequence ATGATTGAGCTGAAGAATCTGTCCAAGCAGTTTGAGACGATGGATGGGTCTGTGGACGCGCTGCGCCACATCAACCTGACGATCCAGGACGGGGATATCTACGGGATCATCGGCATGAGCGGCGCCGGTAAGAGTACGCTGGTACGGTGCATCAACATGCTGGAGAGACCCACGGAGGGTTCTGTGCTGGTAAACGGCAAGGATATCGGCGCACTGAAACAGAAGGACCTGCGTGCCATGCGGCGGAAGATCACCATGATCTTCCAGGGCTTTAACCTGCTGATGCAGCGGACCTGCCTGAAGAACGTGATGCTGCCCCTCCGGCTTGGCGGAATTGACCGGAAGACGGCGGAAGCAAAAGCACGGGAATTGCTGGCACTGGTGGACCTGCCGGATAAGGCCAACAGCTATCCGGCCCAGCTGTCCGGCGGCCAGCAGCAGCGTGTGGCCATCGCCCGTGCGCTGGCGACGGAACCGGATGTGCTCCTGTGCGACGAGGCGACATCCGCGCTGGATCCGAAAACAACGCATTCCATCCTGGAGCTGATCCGGGATATCAATAAAAAACTGGGGATCACCGTGATCGTTATTACCCACCAGATGAGCGTTGTACAGGAGGTCTGCAACCGTGTGGCAATCCTGGAAAACGGCGAAGTGGTGGAGGAAGGCGGCGTGGCGGAGGTCTTCTCCAATCCCCGTGCCAACGCGACCCGGAACCTGATCTATCCGGAAAGCGCGGACGGCGGTTCTGTTTTCCCGGAAGGCGGACAGCGTATACGGGTGATTTTCAACGGCGCTGTGGCGTCCCGGGAGCCCCTGATCGCAAAGATGGCAATAGACTGCGGCATTATGGCAAGTATTCTCGGCGCTTCCACCCGTTCGGTGGGAGACCGTGCCTACGGCTATATGCTGCTGGATATTCCAGGCTCACCGGAGAACCTGGCCAAAGCAGTTACCTACCTGAGCGCCACACCGGATATTACCGTACAGGTTGAAGCGGAATACGCCGCGAAGGAGGTGGAAGCATGA
- a CDS encoding heavy-metal-associated domain-containing protein, which translates to MKKTYKIEVDCANCANKMEDAARNTAGVKEVTVNFMAQKMIVEFDEGTEASAVMKNVLSACKKVEEDCEIYL; encoded by the coding sequence ATGAAAAAGACCTATAAAATCGAAGTGGACTGCGCAAACTGCGCCAATAAGATGGAAGATGCTGCCCGGAACACCGCCGGTGTAAAAGAAGTCACCGTCAACTTCATGGCCCAGAAAATGATTGTTGAATTTGACGAAGGCACCGAGGCCTCTGCCGTTATGAAGAATGTGCTTTCCGCCTGCAAAAAGGTGGAAGAGGATTGCGAAATCTACCTTTAA
- the cadA gene encoding cadmium-translocating P-type ATPase: MTKKQKKMLIRILIAAALMLVLRFVPLPVSGIPLFLLWLIPYFIIGYDILRKAWKGILNRQVFDENFLMAVATLGALAIGLLKTGDYDEAVAVMLFYQIGELFQSYAVGKSRRNISELMDIRPDYANVEQDGQLVKVDPDEVEIGTVITVNPGEKIPLDGIVEDGESSLNTSALTGESVPRDVKPGDEVISGCINMSGLLRIRTTKVFGESTVSKVLDLVENASSRKSRSENFIARFARYYTPVVVFSALALALLPPLVRLVIGQSPEWGNWIYRALTFLVISCPCALVISIPLSFFAGIGGAGKAGILVKGSNYLEALASTGTVVFDKTGTLTMGVFDVVDIHHSELDRETMLEYAALAESASSHPIAVSIRKAWGKPIDLSRVGKVEEIGGNGVVVEIDGRQVAAGNSRLMRHLGIEPIECHSAGTIVHMAIGNAYAGHIVISDVIKPDAADAIAALKRAGVRSTVMLTGDGPSAAAQVAEALGIDRVHSDLLPGDKVEKVEELLSAKKPGETLAFVGDGINDAPVLSRADLGIAMGAMGSDAAIEAADVVLMDDDPLKVSKAIRIARKCMGIVRENIIFALGIKLACLVLGALGIANMWLAVFADVGVMILAVLNAIRALFVRNL; the protein is encoded by the coding sequence ATGACAAAAAAGCAGAAGAAGATGCTGATCCGGATTCTCATCGCCGCAGCACTGATGCTGGTCCTTCGGTTTGTGCCGCTGCCGGTTTCCGGAATTCCGCTGTTCCTGCTCTGGCTGATTCCCTACTTTATCATCGGCTATGATATCCTGCGAAAGGCCTGGAAGGGCATCCTGAACCGCCAGGTTTTCGATGAAAACTTTCTCATGGCCGTGGCCACCCTCGGCGCCTTGGCCATCGGCCTGCTGAAAACCGGCGATTATGACGAGGCCGTCGCCGTAATGCTGTTTTACCAGATCGGCGAACTGTTCCAGAGCTATGCCGTAGGCAAAAGCCGCCGGAATATCAGCGAGCTGATGGACATCCGGCCGGATTACGCCAACGTTGAGCAGGACGGACAACTGGTAAAGGTGGATCCGGACGAGGTGGAAATCGGCACCGTCATCACGGTGAATCCCGGGGAAAAGATCCCGCTGGACGGCATTGTGGAGGATGGAGAATCCAGCCTGAACACCAGCGCCCTGACCGGGGAAAGCGTTCCCCGGGATGTGAAGCCGGGAGATGAAGTCATCAGCGGCTGCATCAACATGAGCGGCCTGCTGCGCATCCGGACCACCAAGGTCTTCGGGGAATCCACCGTCAGCAAGGTGCTGGACCTGGTGGAGAACGCCTCCTCCCGCAAGTCCCGCTCCGAGAACTTCATTGCTCGTTTCGCCCGGTATTACACTCCGGTGGTCGTCTTCAGCGCGCTTGCGCTGGCGCTGCTTCCTCCCCTGGTTCGTCTGGTCATCGGACAGTCACCGGAATGGGGCAACTGGATTTACCGCGCCCTGACCTTCCTGGTTATCAGCTGTCCCTGCGCGCTGGTCATCAGCATCCCGCTGAGCTTCTTCGCCGGTATCGGCGGCGCGGGTAAGGCCGGCATCCTGGTCAAGGGCTCCAATTACCTGGAGGCGCTGGCCAGCACCGGAACGGTGGTCTTTGACAAAACCGGCACCCTGACCATGGGCGTCTTCGACGTGGTGGACATCCATCACAGTGAGCTGGACCGGGAAACCATGCTGGAATACGCCGCCCTGGCGGAAAGCGCCTCTTCCCATCCCATCGCCGTCAGCATCCGGAAGGCCTGGGGCAAACCCATCGACCTGTCCCGGGTAGGCAAAGTGGAGGAGATCGGCGGGAACGGCGTTGTCGTGGAGATTGACGGCCGCCAGGTGGCTGCCGGAAACAGCCGGCTTATGCGCCATCTGGGTATCGAACCCATTGAATGCCACAGCGCCGGCACCATCGTCCACATGGCAATTGGCAATGCGTACGCGGGACACATCGTCATTTCTGACGTTATCAAACCCGATGCCGCAGACGCCATTGCCGCCCTGAAACGGGCCGGCGTCCGTTCCACGGTCATGCTGACCGGCGACGGTCCTTCCGCTGCCGCCCAGGTTGCGGAAGCCCTGGGCATCGACCGGGTCCACAGCGACCTGCTACCGGGTGACAAGGTGGAAAAGGTAGAGGAACTGCTCAGTGCAAAGAAGCCCGGTGAAACCCTGGCCTTTGTGGGTGACGGCATCAATGACGCACCGGTACTCAGCCGGGCGGACCTGGGAATCGCCATGGGCGCCATGGGCTCGGACGCCGCCATTGAAGCCGCGGACGTTGTCCTCATGGACGATGATCCCCTGAAGGTTTCCAAAGCCATCCGGATTGCCCGCAAGTGCATGGGCATCGTCCGGGAAAACATCATTTTCGCCCTGGGCATCAAGCTCGCCTGCCTGGTACTCGGAGCGCTGGGTATCGCCAATATGTGGCTGGCTGTCTTTGCCGACGTGGGCGTGATGATCCTGGCTGTGCTCAATGCCATCCGCGCCCTGTTTGTCCGGAACCTGTAA
- a CDS encoding winged helix-turn-helix transcriptional regulator — protein sequence MEEKKLPHDHHCGIEEQFDHMPAPEAFGATAELFKLLGDPTRVRLFWLLCHCEECVLNLSVMMNMSSPALSHHLKLLKACGLIVSRREGKEVYYRAADNVQAAELHHVIEHVAEIACPD from the coding sequence ATGGAAGAGAAAAAGCTGCCCCATGACCACCATTGCGGGATCGAAGAGCAGTTCGATCATATGCCTGCCCCGGAAGCTTTCGGCGCCACCGCCGAGCTCTTCAAGCTGCTGGGCGACCCGACCCGTGTCCGGCTTTTCTGGCTGCTCTGCCACTGCGAGGAATGCGTGCTGAACCTGTCTGTGATGATGAACATGTCCAGCCCCGCCCTTTCCCACCACCTGAAGCTGCTCAAAGCCTGCGGGCTCATCGTCAGCCGCCGGGAAGGCAAGGAAGTCTATTACCGTGCCGCGGACAATGTGCAAGCTGCCGAACTGCATCACGTCATCGAACATGTAGCGGAGATCGCCTGCCCGGATTAA
- a CDS encoding HD domain-containing protein, which translates to MNAREFLDILHMAERLKDTPRHCTTSKGRTESVAEHSWRISLMAFLLRHEFPELDMDKVVDMCLIHDLGECFTGDIPTFLKTSADRETEDSLLDQWVKSLPAEVSADLAALYREMDAQETMESKVYKAMDKLEALIQHNESPLNTWSDNEYELNKTYAFDTVVFSDWLMNLRKEILADTLVKMETEKPLTKENKAGKSSPPKPVRKPEAQSKAAPAKPRTKVAIRRPDRAAWKADGEFEAPVPAPAVPAPVRKAMEAKETGDAARRNRALVADLERDAMIAAKEADMPTIRFPENDDKYNVSRKHKKDQA; encoded by the coding sequence ATGAACGCGAGAGAATTTCTGGATATTCTGCATATGGCCGAACGGCTGAAGGATACCCCGCGGCACTGCACCACGTCGAAGGGAAGAACGGAAAGTGTTGCCGAGCACAGCTGGAGGATCTCCCTGATGGCATTCCTGCTCCGGCACGAGTTTCCGGAGCTCGATATGGATAAAGTAGTGGATATGTGCCTGATCCACGATCTGGGGGAATGCTTTACCGGGGATATCCCGACCTTCCTGAAGACCAGTGCGGACAGGGAAACCGAGGATTCGCTGCTGGATCAGTGGGTGAAATCCCTGCCGGCGGAAGTGTCCGCCGACCTGGCTGCCCTGTACCGGGAAATGGACGCCCAGGAGACCATGGAATCCAAAGTCTATAAAGCCATGGACAAGCTGGAGGCTTTAATCCAGCATAATGAATCTCCCTTGAACACCTGGTCGGACAATGAGTATGAGCTGAACAAAACCTACGCCTTTGATACCGTGGTCTTCTCCGACTGGCTGATGAACCTGCGGAAAGAAATCCTTGCGGATACCCTGGTGAAGATGGAGACAGAAAAGCCGCTCACGAAGGAAAACAAAGCGGGAAAGAGCAGTCCGCCAAAACCGGTCCGTAAACCCGAAGCACAGTCCAAAGCTGCCCCGGCGAAGCCCCGCACGAAAGTGGCGATCCGCAGGCCTGACCGTGCTGCATGGAAGGCTGACGGGGAATTTGAGGCTCCTGTACCGGCACCTGCCGTCCCTGCTCCTGTAAGAAAAGCAATGGAAGCAAAAGAAACAGGCGATGCAGCCCGGCGCAACCGGGCGCTGGTGGCGGACCTGGAAAGGGATGCCATGATCGCTGCCAAGGAGGCCGACATGCCGACTATCCGGTTCCCGGAGAATGATGACAAATATAATGTTTCCCGGAAGCATAAAAAAGATCAGGCCTGA
- a CDS encoding GGDEF domain-containing protein, translating into MAAKNEKVRPITAEEHKALGRIHAEKKISAVNDALQFPVGDAFDEELTGILNSDAEANGEVVAIALIDCDRFDHINKDFSRETGDQILIEAGKYIRDNLPEGAKVFRIGGDEFGVIFRGTLEREEIFLLLNDLKNNYSVKTPDGERQTITIGMATAFEDASRCAELIRKADGALYRAKVAGGNKVTMAKEEKMVPKTSHFTQDQLQRLAKLAKREGVGEAILLREGLDLLLKKYDI; encoded by the coding sequence ATGGCAGCGAAGAACGAAAAGGTGAGACCGATTACCGCGGAAGAACATAAGGCACTGGGACGGATCCACGCGGAAAAGAAGATTTCAGCGGTGAACGATGCACTGCAGTTCCCGGTCGGAGACGCTTTTGACGAGGAACTGACCGGGATCCTGAATTCGGACGCGGAAGCGAACGGCGAAGTGGTGGCCATTGCCCTGATTGACTGTGACCGGTTTGACCATATCAACAAGGACTTCAGCCGGGAAACAGGAGACCAGATCCTGATCGAGGCAGGGAAATATATCCGGGACAACCTGCCGGAGGGCGCGAAGGTTTTCCGGATCGGCGGGGACGAATTCGGCGTCATCTTCCGGGGAACGCTGGAGAGGGAGGAAATCTTCCTGCTGCTGAACGACCTGAAGAACAACTACAGCGTAAAAACGCCGGACGGGGAACGGCAGACCATCACCATCGGCATGGCGACGGCATTTGAGGACGCCAGCCGTTGCGCGGAACTGATCCGGAAGGCGGACGGCGCGCTTTACCGGGCAAAGGTTGCCGGTGGTAACAAGGTGACCATGGCCAAGGAAGAAAAAATGGTGCCCAAGACCAGCCATTTCACCCAGGACCAGCTGCAGCGGCTGGCCAAGCTGGCGAAGCGGGAAGGCGTCGGGGAAGCCATCCTGCTGCGGGAAGGACTGGATCTGCTGCTGAAAAAATATGATATCTGA
- a CDS encoding alpha-L-arabinofuranosidase — protein MKKAGITLHPEFKIGEISGRLFGAFLEPIGSMVNGSMYNPKHPEADEQGLRKDFYEALKETGLPAVRLPGGNFVSGWQWKDSIGPKEQRKTHLDMAWFQYIPNDVGHDEYLQWAEKAGTEAIYTVNLGTGTLQDAADCVEYTNFQGGTWWSDLRKKNGHAEPYKVKTWCLGNEMDGPWQIASWEKDPRGYGVLAHETSKAMKWVDPSIETIACVSSSPFLNHYPDWDLQVLEQCYAAVDYISLHHYHPAPPEMPQALLAGYQAFEDYIRTEIALCDFVKTKIRSPRKMMLALDEYGSMIRPKGEMHLGLAGRQNADMFGVFVPGRTYVRHDPDDWSTLRNPPRDHEMLQTLGMASTMLVMLRHADRIKIGCATGGLGALCVTDREHVWKGAAHYPFTQMIRWAKGVSLQCEVSCDTYDVPGYAIDDMNQYGGFTGVQTVQAAAALNEEAGELTVFVINGDPAEEQELKLDVRGFEGWKLAEHIEMFAEDEHAANTWDHPDRILPRRNEDTRAEKGILTAVLKKESWNVFRFKSQA, from the coding sequence ATGAAAAAGGCCGGGATAACACTTCATCCGGAATTTAAAATCGGGGAAATATCCGGACGGCTGTTCGGCGCGTTTCTGGAACCGATCGGATCCATGGTCAACGGCAGTATGTATAACCCGAAGCATCCCGAGGCGGATGAACAGGGACTGCGGAAGGATTTCTACGAAGCGCTGAAGGAAACCGGGCTTCCGGCGGTGCGCCTGCCGGGCGGAAACTTTGTATCCGGCTGGCAGTGGAAGGATTCCATCGGCCCGAAAGAACAGCGGAAAACCCATCTGGACATGGCGTGGTTCCAGTATATTCCCAACGACGTGGGCCATGACGAGTACCTGCAGTGGGCGGAAAAGGCCGGAACGGAAGCAATCTATACCGTGAACCTGGGAACGGGGACGCTGCAGGACGCGGCGGACTGCGTGGAATATACCAACTTCCAGGGCGGAACCTGGTGGTCAGATCTGAGGAAGAAAAACGGCCACGCGGAGCCTTACAAGGTCAAGACCTGGTGCCTGGGCAACGAGATGGACGGACCGTGGCAGATCGCGTCCTGGGAAAAGGATCCCCGGGGCTACGGCGTGCTGGCGCATGAAACCAGCAAGGCCATGAAATGGGTGGATCCGTCTATTGAGACCATTGCCTGTGTATCCAGTTCTCCCTTCCTGAATCATTATCCGGACTGGGACCTGCAGGTGCTGGAACAGTGCTACGCGGCGGTGGATTATATCTCCCTGCATCATTACCATCCGGCTCCTCCGGAAATGCCGCAGGCGCTGCTGGCAGGATACCAGGCGTTTGAGGATTATATCCGTACGGAGATCGCCCTGTGCGATTTTGTGAAGACGAAGATCCGCTCCCCGCGGAAGATGATGCTGGCCCTGGATGAATACGGCAGCATGATCCGGCCGAAGGGAGAAATGCACCTGGGCCTGGCGGGACGGCAGAACGCGGACATGTTCGGCGTCTTTGTGCCCGGCAGGACCTATGTCCGGCATGATCCGGACGACTGGTCCACCCTCCGGAATCCGCCGAGGGACCATGAAATGCTCCAGACGCTGGGTATGGCCAGCACTATGCTGGTGATGCTGCGCCACGCGGACCGGATCAAGATCGGCTGCGCCACCGGCGGCCTCGGCGCACTGTGCGTAACGGACCGGGAGCATGTGTGGAAGGGTGCGGCCCATTATCCCTTTACCCAGATGATCCGCTGGGCGAAAGGCGTATCCCTGCAGTGTGAGGTCAGCTGTGATACCTATGACGTTCCGGGATATGCCATTGACGATATGAACCAGTATGGAGGCTTTACCGGCGTACAAACGGTGCAGGCGGCCGCGGCGCTGAACGAGGAAGCCGGGGAACTGACCGTGTTTGTGATCAACGGCGATCCGGCGGAGGAACAGGAACTGAAGCTGGACGTGCGCGGCTTTGAAGGCTGGAAGCTGGCGGAACACATTGAAATGTTCGCGGAGGATGAGCACGCGGCTAATACCTGGGATCACCCTGACCGGATCCTGCCCCGCAGGAATGAAGATACCCGGGCGGAAAAGGGAATTCTCACCGCAGTATTAAAGAAGGAATCCTGGAATGTATTCCGGTTTAAGTCGCAGGCTTAA
- a CDS encoding SGNH/GDSL hydrolase family protein produces MKVKRWAAALAVLVLLWTNTAWGETKKTMFEKEWYLQALKDSVMSTGNNARLKNVIARAQRGEVVTLATIGGSITEGAGAGTYQDCWAARFHDRFKKAYGAEDGSNVCFVNAGVGGTPSPFGYMRYQREIVNRVPGTDADGLPDIVVIEFSVNDWQEPTGHRCFESMVKEILDAPNEPTVILLFAVFRNGFNLQDELKKIGKNYDLMMVSIKDGFYAHIGKKLTPEGFFADEYHPTSLGHRIMTDCLMQAVEEAAGAKTDEAPNLDVKPVYGTDFMGLKTIFGETETDEFIVERNGFPGSDSSSYRNQPIGQVCGKNFYHDVKDPMDPLTVKGVFRKCLVAWKATNNKDFGTAEILIDGKVVRKVRGGNDKWGQSEVALVLDGKEAAEHTLEIRVTEEGKKFTVTAISLQ; encoded by the coding sequence ATGAAAGTGAAAAGATGGGCGGCGGCGCTGGCGGTGCTGGTGCTGCTGTGGACCAATACCGCATGGGGAGAAACAAAGAAAACAATGTTTGAAAAGGAATGGTACCTCCAGGCGCTGAAGGATTCCGTCATGAGCACGGGAAACAACGCTAGGCTGAAGAATGTCATCGCCCGGGCACAGCGCGGTGAGGTAGTCACGCTGGCCACCATCGGCGGATCCATTACGGAAGGCGCGGGAGCCGGCACTTATCAGGACTGCTGGGCAGCCCGGTTCCACGACAGGTTTAAGAAGGCCTACGGCGCAGAGGACGGCTCCAATGTGTGCTTTGTCAACGCGGGTGTGGGCGGAACGCCTTCTCCCTTTGGTTATATGCGTTATCAGCGGGAGATTGTGAACCGGGTACCGGGTACGGACGCGGACGGACTGCCGGATATCGTGGTGATTGAGTTTTCCGTGAATGACTGGCAGGAGCCGACCGGGCACCGGTGCTTTGAATCCATGGTGAAGGAAATCCTGGACGCGCCGAATGAGCCGACGGTGATCCTGCTGTTTGCGGTGTTCCGGAACGGGTTCAACCTGCAGGATGAACTGAAGAAGATCGGGAAGAACTATGACCTGATGATGGTTTCCATCAAGGACGGATTCTACGCCCACATCGGCAAGAAACTGACGCCGGAAGGCTTCTTTGCCGACGAATACCATCCGACCTCCCTGGGACACCGGATCATGACAGACTGCCTGATGCAGGCAGTGGAGGAGGCGGCAGGAGCGAAAACGGATGAAGCTCCGAATCTGGATGTGAAGCCGGTATACGGAACGGACTTCATGGGCCTGAAGACGATTTTCGGTGAAACGGAAACGGATGAGTTCATTGTGGAACGGAACGGTTTCCCGGGATCGGATTCTTCCAGTTACCGCAACCAGCCGATCGGTCAGGTCTGCGGGAAGAATTTCTATCATGATGTGAAGGATCCGATGGATCCGCTGACAGTAAAGGGTGTTTTCCGGAAATGCCTGGTTGCCTGGAAAGCTACCAACAACAAGGATTTCGGCACGGCGGAGATCCTGATCGACGGCAAGGTGGTCCGGAAGGTCCGGGGCGGCAATGATAAATGGGGCCAGAGCGAAGTAGCGCTGGTTCTGGATGGAAAAGAGGCCGCGGAGCATACGCTGGAAATCAGGGTGACGGAAGAAGGAAAGAAATTCACCGTTACAGCCATCAGCCTGCAATAA
- a CDS encoding NUDIX hydrolase, with the protein MEKENLTWEEVSTEHIVQDEWIDFRKSAYRSPDGRIFQPYYSFTRRNYVVIVASDEEGQFLCVRQFRHGIREVTTEFPAGAIEQKDGEDPAEAALRAAKRELREETGYESDHWRPLLTIPANATICDNYAWLFAAENCRKTSVQELDEMERINVLKHSAEEIDAMLAGGSFPQAVHALAWLLSKQA; encoded by the coding sequence ATGGAAAAAGAAAACCTTACCTGGGAGGAAGTCTCCACAGAGCATATCGTCCAGGACGAGTGGATTGACTTCCGCAAATCCGCCTACCGTTCCCCAGACGGCCGGATTTTCCAGCCTTATTACAGTTTTACCCGCCGGAACTACGTCGTGATTGTCGCCTCGGATGAGGAAGGACAGTTCCTGTGCGTCCGCCAGTTCAGGCACGGCATCAGGGAGGTCACCACTGAGTTCCCCGCCGGTGCCATTGAACAGAAGGATGGAGAGGATCCCGCGGAAGCCGCCCTGCGCGCCGCCAAAAGAGAGCTCCGGGAAGAAACCGGCTATGAATCCGATCACTGGCGCCCGCTGCTGACGATCCCGGCCAACGCCACCATCTGCGATAACTACGCCTGGCTTTTTGCCGCTGAAAACTGCCGGAAAACCTCCGTCCAGGAACTGGACGAGATGGAGCGGATCAATGTGCTGAAGCATTCCGCAGAAGAAATTGACGCCATGCTTGCAGGCGGCAGCTTCCCGCAGGCCGTCCACGCGCTGGCCTGGCTGCTGTCAAAACAGGCATAA
- a CDS encoding TetR/AcrR family transcriptional regulator has translation MNEKFFSLPAEKQQAILNAGYRVFSRNAYKNSPMSEIAEAAGISKALLFHYFHNKKELYLYLWETSAETTIEYMTRFGCYDRTDLFDAMELGTIAKLEIMRLYPDMSNFTVKAFYEKDPEVCSEIQESYHRHFNLKVDRIRLNLEPDQFVPGLDIPMMYREMYWAAEGYLWEMLQAGDLDIDRVEKDFRKLMAFWKNNYKKKD, from the coding sequence ATGAATGAAAAGTTCTTTTCCCTGCCAGCGGAAAAGCAGCAGGCGATCCTGAATGCGGGATACCGGGTCTTTTCCCGGAACGCCTACAAGAACAGCCCTATGAGTGAGATCGCGGAGGCGGCAGGTATCAGCAAAGCCCTGCTGTTCCATTATTTTCACAACAAGAAGGAGCTGTACCTGTATCTCTGGGAAACAAGCGCCGAAACCACCATTGAGTACATGACCCGTTTCGGCTGCTATGACCGGACGGACCTGTTTGACGCCATGGAACTGGGAACCATTGCCAAACTGGAAATCATGCGGCTGTACCCGGATATGAGCAATTTCACCGTGAAAGCATTTTATGAAAAAGATCCGGAAGTATGCTCAGAGATCCAGGAAAGCTATCACCGGCATTTCAACCTGAAGGTTGACCGGATCCGGCTCAATCTGGAACCGGACCAGTTTGTCCCCGGGCTGGATATTCCGATGATGTACCGTGAAATGTACTGGGCCGCGGAAGGATACCTCTGGGAAATGCTGCAGGCCGGCGATCTGGACATTGACCGGGTTGAAAAGGATTTCCGGAAGCTGATGGCTTTCTGGAAAAACAATTACAAGAAAAAGGATTAA
- a CDS encoding ABC transporter ATP-binding protein, giving the protein MKRGSHLENKAIFAENLTKFYGKARGIDGLNLEVAPGEFFGFIGPNGAGKSTTIRTLLGLISPTAGKGRVFGMDIVKNKKAILERVGYLPSDTAFYNGMKVRDMLKLSADLRRKDCSAASAELCERLQLDRDRKVEDLSFGNRKKVGIVCALQHDPELLILDEPTGGLDPLMQHEFFSILQEHNRKGATVFLSSHILSEIQRYCSRAAVIREGKIIACDSVEKLAKTGARRVTLRGSLKPDALPEARDWKEADGAVSFLYNGDMNQLVRTLAAADIRELTVAEPDLEEIVLHFYEKGGDQV; this is encoded by the coding sequence ATGAAAAGAGGGAGTCACTTGGAAAACAAAGCGATCTTCGCCGAAAACCTGACAAAGTTTTACGGCAAAGCCCGGGGTATTGACGGGTTGAATCTGGAAGTAGCCCCCGGTGAATTCTTCGGGTTCATCGGACCCAACGGTGCCGGGAAATCCACCACCATCCGCACCCTGCTGGGCCTGATTTCGCCGACTGCCGGCAAAGGCCGGGTTTTCGGTATGGATATTGTGAAGAACAAAAAAGCCATTCTGGAACGGGTCGGATACCTGCCCTCAGATACCGCCTTCTATAACGGCATGAAGGTCCGGGATATGCTGAAACTGTCCGCGGATCTGCGCCGGAAAGACTGCAGCGCCGCATCGGCGGAACTTTGTGAACGCTTGCAGCTGGATCGGGACAGGAAGGTGGAAGACCTGTCCTTCGGCAACCGGAAAAAAGTCGGCATCGTCTGCGCTCTGCAGCACGATCCGGAGCTGCTGATCCTGGACGAGCCTACCGGCGGCCTGGATCCCCTGATGCAGCACGAATTCTTCAGCATTCTCCAGGAGCATAACCGGAAGGGAGCCACCGTATTCCTTTCCAGCCATATCCTGTCTGAAATACAGCGTTACTGCAGCCGGGCGGCTGTTATCCGCGAGGGAAAGATTATCGCCTGCGACAGCGTGGAAAAGCTGGCCAAAACCGGTGCCCGCCGCGTTACCCTTCGGGGCAGCCTGAAACCGGACGCCCTGCCTGAAGCCCGGGACTGGAAGGAAGCGGACGGCGCGGTCAGCTTCCTCTACAACGGGGATATGAATCAGCTGGTCCGTACGCTGGCCGCCGCAGATATCCGCGAGCTGACTGTTGCGGAGCCGGATCTGGAAGAAATTGTCCTCCATTTTTATGAGAAAGGCGGTGACCAGGTATGA